A genomic stretch from Lathyrus oleraceus cultivar Zhongwan6 chromosome 2, CAAS_Psat_ZW6_1.0, whole genome shotgun sequence includes:
- the LOC127121503 gene encoding uncharacterized protein LOC127121503 has product MGGSKASSTSEVGNGLPRCGCNETMKLLVSKSIENPGRKFWKCRNYMNGCGLFLWDDLVSEFAVKETNPSGCRQCEVNKAYLIEFAKEIVEEIDCRVGKLNKLEKLKKKIAMEKRKNLWLMFVIGLSWMLIAAMVKLV; this is encoded by the exons ATGGGTGGCAGCAAGGCATCTTCCACGAGTGAAGTTGGAAACGGCTTACCAAGATGTGGATGCAATGAAACCATGAAGTTGTTGGTCTCCAAGTCAATTGAAAACCCCGGTCGCAAATTTTGGAAATGCAGGAATTATATG AATGGGTGCGGTTTATTTTTGTGGGATGATTTGGTCAGTGAGTTTGCAGTGAAAGAAACCAATCCGTCCGGATGCCGCCAATGTGAAGTCAACAAGGcttatttgattgaatttgcTAAAGAGATTGTTGAGGAGATAGATTGCAGAGTCGGAAAGCTTAACAAGTTAGAAAAACTGAAGAAAAAGATTGCAATGGAAAAGAGGAAAAATTTATGGTTAATGTTTGTAATTGGTCTGTCATGGATGTTGATAGCAGCTATGGTTAAGTTAGTCTAA
- the LOC127121504 gene encoding uncharacterized protein LOC127121504: protein MNNISESFNATILAARDKPILTMCEWIRKYLMNRLSTSASKLENWPHKVMPIPRRRLDNEVFNSGHWLPTWSIAETFQVTHSYNTHEFIVDIAKRSCSCNFWELVGIPCRHAVAALSYRKQNPDEFVDACYTREKFALCYGFSVSPINGQDMWPEVEMEPPLPPAYKNGPGRPKKIRIRESGEDGARKRRSGVAYKCTKCDNFGHNAMTCKATTQDPNALKRKRKPKKGHVPTATDMPTANDMPTASDMPAPTATDMTVPTNVPVPTDPQPPTDMPVPTIMSQTGSSVAASITKQSRKRVEKKPIIKRRQSERIKLSWFKRPITGEGISSDKPITLPENEDIPTSK from the exons ATGAATAATATCTCAGAGTCTTTTAATGCTACCATTCTAGCTGCTAGGGACAAACCTATACTCACAATGTGTGAGTGGATAAGAAAATATCTGATGAATAGGTTATCCACCTCTGCAAGTAAACTAGAAAATTGGCCACATAAGGTGATGCCAATACCTAGGAGAAGGTTAGATAATGAGGTGTTCAATAGTGGTCATTGGTTGCCAACATGGTCAATTGCTGAGACTTTTCAGGTTACACATAGTTACAACACACATGAATTTATTGTTGACATTGCTAAAAGGTCATGTAGTTGTAATTTTTGGGAATTAGTAGGAATTCCATGTAGGCATGCTGTAGCTGCTCTGAGTTATAGAAAGCAAAACCCTGATGAATTTGTTGATGCTTGTTACACAAGAGAAAAGTTTGCACTATGTTATGGATTTTCAGTAAGTCCAATCAATGGTCAAGATATGTGGCCAGAAGTTGAGATGGAACCACCTCTACCACCTGCATATAAAAATGGTCCTGGTAGACCTAAGAAGATTAGGATAAGAGAAAGTGGAGAGGATGGTGCAAGGAAGAGAAGATCTGGTGTTGCATATAAGTGCACCAAATGTGATAATTTTGGTCACAATGCTATGACTTGTAAGGCTACCACTCAGGATCCCAATGCACTTAAAAGAAAG AGAAAACCTAAAAAAGGACATGTGCCAACTGCAACTGATATGCCAACTGCAAATGATATGCCAACTGCATCTGATATGCCTGCCCCAACTGCAACTGATATGACTGTTCCAACAAATGTGCCTGTTCCAACTGATCCACAGCCTCCAACTGATATGCCTGTTCCAACTATTATGAGTCAAACAGGATCTAGTGTGGCTGCCTCAATCACAAAACAATCCAGAAAAAGGGTTGAAAAAAAACCTATCATCAAAAGAAGGCAAAGTGAGAGGATCAAGTTGAGTTGGTTTAAAAGACCCATAACAGGTGAAGGAATATCTAGTGACAAACCAATTACCCTACCAGAAAATGAAGACATACCCACTTCAAAATGA